DNA from Castellaniella sp. MT123:
GCCGATCAGGGTGAAATAGAGTGTGAAGCGGGCTGTGAGCCTGGCGCCGAACTGCCGGCGCCGGATCTGGCGCAGCAGGCGGATGGCCAGCATGAACACCCAGGACATCAGGGCCACGGCCAGGATGCCATTGAGCAGCAGCAGCAGGTCGTACTGCTGCGCGTAGCGCGAGGCATTGCCCGTGGACCAGACCAGCAGGCCCAGCAGGGCCAGGGCGCTGACGGCCGCCACCGCCAGGGCGATCCGCAGGGCCCAGCGGATCAGTCGCGGGGCGTTTCGGCGGAAAGAGAAAAGGTGAACTTTTTCCATGGGGTCGAGAGGGACCAGGTCTTGCTGTTGATAGCGTCGATCTGGAAGGGGCGCGCGAGGCGGGAGGTGTCCAGGCGCAGCCGCAGCTGGCCTTCATAGCGGACACCGGACTCGAAAAGACTGACCGGCCCGATCGGCCAGCCGCGAACGTGGCGCACGAGATTGAGCGCCTCGTCCAGGGTTGCGGCAGGCTGCGATACGTCGCCGATACCGACCTGCCATTGCCGGGTCAGGGCGTTGAACTGGATGCTCCAGGTCCGTTCGATGGCGATGATCGTCTCGTCGAACCACCACCAGCGGGGGTGTTCGATCTTCAGATCGGCGGTGAAATACAGGGGAACGCCCTTCTGGGCGGCATCGTGCAAGTCGCCGTCCAGGGTGAAGTCGATATCGGCGTCGAGCAGCAGCCGGCCCTGCTGCACGATGGGTTCGATCCGGACGACCGCGCCCTCGCGCGCATAGGCGGACGGTAGCAGATTCAGCAGGCAGAAGGTCAGGGCGATCAGGAAACGAGGCATGCGCGGCGGCGAGTGACAGGAGCGGACAATGGCGGTATTGTTGATGACCCGGCGGGCAAGCGCAAGCACGGGCCGCTTGGGAGACCTGCCCGGTGCCTGCTTTTTGCTTGGCTCATTCAGGGCAGTCCTTGCGGAGCAGCGCGTAGAAGAAGCCGTCGCCCCGGTCCGCGCCGCCCGGCAGGATCTGACCAGGAGCCGGCTGGCGCCGCGCATCGGCATGACGGGCCAGAAAATCCTGAATCTGGCATTCGCCTTCCTGGGGGAATATCGAGCAGGTGGCATACAGCAGATGGCCGCCTGGCGCCAGCAGCGGCCACAGGGCATCGGTGATCCGCGCCTGCAGCGCGGCGGTGCGGGCGACGTCCTCCGCGCGGCGCAACCAGCGGATGTCCGGGTGGCGGCGTACCACGCCGGATGCCGTGCAGGGCACATCGGCGAGGATCGCGTCATAGGGTTGGCCGTCCCACCATCCGGCGGGATCGGCCGCGTCCGCGCAGCGCAGCAGCACGTCGTCGGACCGCAGACGTAATCGCAGCAGGTTGTCGGCGACCCGCGTCAGGCGGGTTTCGTCACTGTCCAGCGCGGTGAGCGCCAGGGTGTGGCGTTCCAGCAGATGGGCGGTCTTGCCACCCGGCGCGGCGCAGGCGTCCAGCACCCGCATGCCGTCCCGCAGGGGCAGCAGCTCGCCCGCGCGTTGCGCCGAGGCGTCCTGCACCGACCACCAGCCCTCGGCAAAGCCCGGGATGTCGCGCACCGGATGGGGGCGGTCCAGGATCAGGCCAGCCGAGCCGACCGGCGCGGCCGCGATACCTGCCTGTTCCAGCCGCGTCAGCAGCGCGTCGCGGGAAACCTGCCGGATGTTGGCCCGCAAAGTCATGGGGGGCGGCTGGTCCGCAGCCCTCAGGATGGCCTGCCAGTCTTCCGGCCAGGCCTGGCGCAGGGTCTCGACCCACCAGTCGGGGTGGTTCCATCGCGCCAGCGGCTTTTCCATGACTTGCGCCAGCAACGCTGTCCGTTCCCGGCCATAACGGCGCAGGACGGCATTGATCATGTTCTTGGCGGGGCGCGTCTTGCGGTCGGCATCGGCCGCCTGCACCAGCTGGTGGACCAGGGTATGTTCGGGGTAGAGAGGCGTGCCGGGAATCTGTGGCGTGCCGTCGATCTGGCGATGACAGGCTTCCAGAAGGCTGATGCCCAGCAACAGCAGTGCCTCGGTCAGACGGTCCGGCGGGCGGCGCGGCACCAGCAGCATCCGCGCCGTCTGGGCGAAGCCCAGCTGACGCATCGCATGGAAGGACAGGGCCTGGGCGGCCGGGCGCAGTGTGGGCGGTGCCCGGTCCAGGGATTCGGACAGAGACTGGCCATCGAGCACCCCGCGGATGGCGTGGGCCGCCGCCATCAGCTGTCGGGACAGGGTATGGTCCGTTTGATCGGACTGCCCGGTCTTGGCGAACGAAACGGCTTTTGAGGTGCGTCGCCCGGGGGACTGACGCTGGGGCGATTGTGGTGATTCTGGCACGGTTGGCGATGAATTCCGCAGGTGGAAGGCTGTTTTTGGGGACTGTAGCACCAATTCAGTAAAATCAAAGGTTTGCTTTGCCCGTCGAGGATTTCATGAGCCAATCCCCCCGTGTCGGTTTCGTCAGTCTGGGCTGCCCCAAGGCCCTGGTCGATTCCGAACGCATTCTGACCCAGCTGCGCATGGACGGCTATACCATCAGTGCCGATTATGACGGCGCGGACGTGGTGGTGGTCAACACCTGCGGCTTCATCGACAGCGCGAAGGCCGAATCGCTGGACGCCATCGGCGAGGCCATCGTCGAAAACGGCAAGGTCATCGTCACCGGCTGCCTGGGCGTCGAAGCCGACATGATCCGCGATGTGCACCCCGCCGTGCTGGCCGTCACCGGTCCGCAGCAATACGAGCAGGTGGTGCGCGCCGTGCACGAGGCCGCCCCCCATGAACGCGACCATGACCCCTATACGGATCTGGTGCCGCCCCAGGGCATCCGCCTGACGCCGCGGCATTACGCCTATCTGAAGATTTCCGAGGGCTGCAACCACAACTGCAGCTTTTGCATCATCCCGTCGATGCGCGGGCGCCTGGTCAGCCGCCCGATTGGCGACGTGCTGGGCGAGGCCCGCCGCCTGGTGGATGCTGGCGTGAAGGAACTGCTGGTAATTTCGCAGGACACCAGCGCCTATGGCGTGGACATCAAATACCGCACGGGCTTCTGGGATGGCCGTCCGGTCAAGACCCGTCTGACCGAACTGGCGCAGGCCCTGGGCGAGTTCGGCGTCTGGGTGCGCATGCACTACGTCTATCCCTACCCGCACGTCGACGAGCTGATTCCGCTGATGGCCGAAGGCCGCATCCTGCCGTATCTGGACATTCCCTTCCAGCACGCCAGCCCGCGCATCCTGAAGGCGATGAAACGGCCCGCCTTCGAGGACCGTACTCTGGCCCGTATCCGCCAGTGGCGCGAGGCCTGTCCGGACATGACCCTGCGGTCCACCTTCATCGTCGGCTTTCCTGGCGAAACCGAGGACGACTTCCAGTATCTGCTGGACTGGATGAGCGAAGCCCAGCTGGATCGTGTCGGCTGCTTCCAGTATTCGCCCGTCGAAGGGGCCAAGGCCAATGAACTGCCCGACGCCGTGCCCGACGAGGTCAAGGCCGAACGCTGGGAACGCTTCATGGCGCATCAGCAGGCGATTTCCACGCAGCGCCTGGCGGCCAAGATCGGCCGTACCCTGACGGTGCTGGTGGACGAGGTCGACGATCAGGGCGGCGCGACCGCCCGGTCCATGGCCGACGCCCCCGAAATCGACGGCAGCGTGCTGTTGCGCGACGCAGCCGGCCGCGCCCCCGGCGACCTGATTCAGGTGCGCA
Protein-coding regions in this window:
- a CDS encoding DUF4390 domain-containing protein — its product is MPRFLIALTFCLLNLLPSAYAREGAVVRIEPIVQQGRLLLDADIDFTLDGDLHDAAQKGVPLYFTADLKIEHPRWWWFDETIIAIERTWSIQFNALTRQWQVGIGDVSQPAATLDEALNLVRHVRGWPIGPVSLFESGVRYEGQLRLRLDTSRLARPFQIDAINSKTWSLSTPWKKFTFSLSAETPRD
- the rimO gene encoding 30S ribosomal protein S12 methylthiotransferase RimO; this encodes MSQSPRVGFVSLGCPKALVDSERILTQLRMDGYTISADYDGADVVVVNTCGFIDSAKAESLDAIGEAIVENGKVIVTGCLGVEADMIRDVHPAVLAVTGPQQYEQVVRAVHEAAPHERDHDPYTDLVPPQGIRLTPRHYAYLKISEGCNHNCSFCIIPSMRGRLVSRPIGDVLGEARRLVDAGVKELLVISQDTSAYGVDIKYRTGFWDGRPVKTRLTELAQALGEFGVWVRMHYVYPYPHVDELIPLMAEGRILPYLDIPFQHASPRILKAMKRPAFEDRTLARIRQWREACPDMTLRSTFIVGFPGETEDDFQYLLDWMSEAQLDRVGCFQYSPVEGAKANELPDAVPDEVKAERWERFMAHQQAISTQRLAAKIGRTLTVLVDEVDDQGGATARSMADAPEIDGSVLLRDAAGRAPGDLIQVRIEDADEYDLYGVPV
- the rsmB gene encoding 16S rRNA (cytosine(967)-C(5))-methyltransferase RsmB codes for the protein MAAAHAIRGVLDGQSLSESLDRAPPTLRPAAQALSFHAMRQLGFAQTARMLLVPRRPPDRLTEALLLLGISLLEACHRQIDGTPQIPGTPLYPEHTLVHQLVQAADADRKTRPAKNMINAVLRRYGRERTALLAQVMEKPLARWNHPDWWVETLRQAWPEDWQAILRAADQPPPMTLRANIRQVSRDALLTRLEQAGIAAAPVGSAGLILDRPHPVRDIPGFAEGWWSVQDASAQRAGELLPLRDGMRVLDACAAPGGKTAHLLERHTLALTALDSDETRLTRVADNLLRLRLRSDDVLLRCADAADPAGWWDGQPYDAILADVPCTASGVVRRHPDIRWLRRAEDVARTAALQARITDALWPLLAPGGHLLYATCSIFPQEGECQIQDFLARHADARRQPAPGQILPGGADRGDGFFYALLRKDCPE